One window from the genome of Opisthocomus hoazin isolate bOpiHoa1 chromosome 11, bOpiHoa1.hap1, whole genome shotgun sequence encodes:
- the GPX1 gene encoding glutathione peroxidase 1 produces MAAAGAGAAAAARLWAMSARPLGAAEPLRLGALRGKVLLVANVASLUGTTARDFLQLSELQRRFGPRGLQVLGFPCNQFGHQENATNEEILLSLEHVRPGKGYKPNFIMFEKCEVNGKGAHPLFAFLREALPFPHDDPSALMTNPQYIIWSPVCRNDISWNFEKFLIGPDGVPFKRYSRHFETIKIQDDIELLLQKVPENVLE; encoded by the exons atggcggcggcgggagcgggagcggcggcggcggcgcggctgtGGGCGATGTCGGCGCGGCCGCTGGGCGCGGCGGAGCCGCTGCGGCTGGGCGCGCTGCGCGGGAAGGTGCTGCTGGTGGCCAACGTGGCGTCGCTCTGAGGCACCACCGCCCGCGACTTCCTGCAGCTCAGCGAGCTGCAGCggcgcttcgggccccgcgggctGCAGGTCCTCGGCTTCCCCTGCAACCAGTTCGGGCACCAG GAGAATGCCACGAACGAGGAGATCCTGCTCTCGCTGGAGCACGTTCGTCCCGGCAAGGGGTACAAGCCCAATTTCATCATGTTCGAGAAGTGCGAGGTGAACGGGAAGGGCGCGCACCCCCTCTTCGCCTTCCTGAGAGAGGCGCTGCCCTTCCCGCACGACGACCCCTCGGCGCTGATGACCAACCCGCAGTACATCATCTGGTCCCCGGTCTGCCGCAACGACATCTCCTGGAACTTCGAGAAGTTCCTCATCGGCCCCGACGGCGTGCCCTTCAAGCGCTACAGCCGGCATTTTGAAACCATCAAGATCCAGGATGATATTGAATTGCTTCTGCAGAAGGTTCCCGAGAACGTTCTGGAATAA
- the RHOA gene encoding transforming protein RhoA yields the protein MAAIRKKLVIVGDGACGKTCLLIVFSKDQFPEVYVPTVFENYVADIEVDGKQVELALWDTAGQEDYDRLRPLSYPDTDVILMCFSIDSPDSLENIPEKWTPEVKHFCPNVPIILVGNKKDLRNDEHTRRELAKMKQEPVKPEEGRDMANRIGAFGYMECSAKTKDGVREVFEMATRAALQARRGKKKSGCLLL from the exons atGGCAGCCATTCGAAAAAAGCTGGTTATAGTGGGTGATGGTGCCTGTGGAAAGACCTGTCTGCTGATTGTATTTAGCAAAGACCAGTTCCCTGAAGTGTATGTTCCCACCGTCTTTGAAAATTATGTAGCAGATATTGAAGTGGATGGAAAGCAG GTTGAGTTGGCTTTGTGGGATACAGCAGGACAAGAAGACTACGATCGACTTAGACCGCTTTCTTATCCAGATACTGATGTTATACTTATGTGTTTTTCAATTGATAGTCCTGATAGTTTAG AAAACATCCCAGAGAAGTGGACCCCGGAGGTGAAGCATTTCTGCCCCAACGTGCCTATCATCTTGGTAGGAAACAAGAAGGACCTGAGGAATGACGAGCACACAAGACGAGAGCTGGCCAAAATGAAGCAG GAGCCTGTCAAACCCGAAGAAGGAAGAGATATGGCAAACCGCATTGGTGCATTTGGGTATATGGAGTGTTCGGCAAAGACCAAAGACGGTGTGAGGGAGGTTTTTGAAATGGCCACTAGAGCTGCTTTGCAAGCCCGGCGTGGCAAGAAAAAGTCCGGGTGCCTTCTCTTATAA